The genomic region TGATCAGCGCCATATTGATTATGACATTGGTGAAAACAACGGACTTCCGGTGCATGTGGGTCATGGATCATTCGGAGACGTTTTCCGGATCCGGTTTACGGACGGGCGATGTTCagacactaaaatatgtataaaagaATTCACAGAAAAATACGGAACCAAACCAGAAGCGATTGAAGAGGCAAGAAAACTGCTATATCTCTCCGACACCGGCTATGTTCCTGTATGTTTCGGTCTCATAGAATTTACAAACCAAGCTATCAATCAAAATAGCTTCGGTGTTGTTCAAGAGTTTATCGGGGAAGGCCAGACATTTCATAGATTCCTTCGTCAAAGTAAAAACAACATCAGCAAAGCTGACTGGATCAGTATAGCATTCCAGCTGGCGCATGGACTGGACAAGTTCCACGACAAACGAATACTGGTCAACGACATAAAGGCTAACAATGTTGTAATGTATAAACGTAAGCAAGGCCACAGACTCAAATACATAGACTTCGGGCTGGCGTCCTATCGTACTGGACGCACGTTTCACCCTCCTTCAGAAAAGCTTGCGCGTTTGCGCCACTTGGCTCCGGAAGTCCG from Pecten maximus chromosome 11, xPecMax1.1, whole genome shotgun sequence harbors:
- the LOC117338181 gene encoding probable receptor-like serine/threonine-protein kinase At4g34500, giving the protein MDTIRFGRLTISNVVAKEHLHLYDNYDLIMPHFVDQRHIDYDIGENNGLPVHVGHGSFGDVFRIRFTDGRCSDTKICIKEFTEKYGTKPEAIEEARKLLYLSDTGYVPVCFGLIEFTNQAINQNSFGVVQEFIGEGQTFHRFLRQSKNNISKADWISIAFQLAHGLDKFHDKRILVNDIKANNVVMYKRKQGHRLKYIDFGLASYRTGRTFHPPSEKLARLRHLAPEVRNGFRTNESTDVYSLGCLMREINVYGNIKDLLLISHMCTRDAPKMRLSARATKLLIENIVDE